In Mycobacterium sp. JS623, one genomic interval encodes:
- a CDS encoding MaoC/PaaZ C-terminal domain-containing protein has product MSELVLAPARHGPFPGALAPEAIAAYAAATGDRTAAVLDGRAVPAVFPAILIFEPQEAARADVPEAVWQRIRGGVHGEHDIVIHRPLVPGERLDTSSWLSAVRTSRAGTQIVVQFEQVGADDAVAVEQWWTMVLLGLHGVADLGTMPADHRFPGDARARSLGTARQHIDEDVAHRYAEVSGDWAAHHFDIDVARAAGFDFVFTHGLCTMGITTHLLLDLLGVDDPASVRRVAVRFASPTPLDSHLTVNAFGIKDNSIAFEALANGTPTITHGRLELRP; this is encoded by the coding sequence ATGAGCGAGTTGGTGTTGGCGCCCGCCCGGCACGGCCCTTTTCCTGGTGCCCTCGCGCCCGAGGCCATCGCGGCCTACGCAGCAGCCACCGGAGATCGGACCGCGGCGGTGCTCGATGGTCGCGCCGTGCCTGCCGTTTTTCCGGCGATCCTGATCTTCGAACCGCAGGAGGCCGCTCGCGCCGACGTGCCCGAGGCGGTATGGCAGCGCATCCGCGGTGGCGTGCACGGTGAGCACGACATCGTGATTCATCGGCCACTTGTGCCCGGCGAGCGACTCGATACGTCGTCGTGGCTCTCGGCGGTGCGGACGTCGCGGGCGGGCACCCAGATTGTCGTGCAGTTCGAACAGGTCGGCGCCGACGACGCGGTCGCGGTCGAGCAGTGGTGGACCATGGTGCTGCTCGGCCTGCACGGCGTCGCAGACCTCGGGACGATGCCGGCCGATCACCGATTCCCCGGTGATGCGCGCGCCCGGTCCCTCGGAACTGCGCGCCAGCACATCGACGAGGACGTAGCACATCGCTATGCCGAGGTCTCCGGCGACTGGGCGGCGCATCACTTCGACATCGACGTGGCGCGGGCCGCGGGTTTCGACTTTGTGTTCACCCACGGGCTGTGCACGATGGGGATCACCACCCACCTACTGCTCGACCTGCTCGGCGTCGACGACCCCGCGAGCGTTCGGCGGGTAGCAGTCCGATTCGCCTCGCCGACACCGCTGGACTCCCACCTGACGGTGAACGCCTTTGGTATCAAAGACAATTCAATTGCTTTCGAAGCGCTTGCCAACGGCACGCCCACCATCACCCACGGAAGATTGGAACTGCGGCCATGA
- a CDS encoding LLM class F420-dependent oxidoreductase produces the protein MRFTFTHPMHSHPYNPELVTGSGIATVAAAAEAAGFDGFGFTDHPAPTQRWLESGGHDALDPFVAMGYAAARTTTLRLIPNIVVLPYRNPFVVAKASATLDLLSEGRFILGVGVGYLKREFTAVGVNFDERGQLFDEALEVIRGIWTTDDFSYEGTHFTASGITAHPRPVSQPHPPIWIGGNTAAARRRVTTHGDGWCPFPAPAMLAQTARTAEMSSETLGGGIDDLRRRLEAAGRDPSDIDISFTNSEGGSPGAEDFNADAYLSGLEKLAALGVTWLQVGLPGDSLAHVLETIERFGKSVIEAA, from the coding sequence ATGCGGTTCACGTTCACCCACCCGATGCACAGCCATCCGTACAACCCGGAGTTGGTGACTGGCTCGGGCATCGCAACGGTCGCGGCGGCAGCCGAGGCGGCGGGGTTCGACGGGTTCGGTTTCACCGACCATCCGGCGCCGACCCAGCGGTGGCTGGAGTCGGGCGGACACGATGCGCTGGACCCCTTCGTAGCGATGGGATACGCCGCGGCGCGGACGACGACGCTGCGCCTGATCCCCAACATCGTGGTGTTGCCGTACCGGAATCCGTTCGTGGTGGCCAAGGCCAGCGCGACGCTGGATTTGTTGTCCGAGGGCAGGTTCATCCTCGGCGTCGGCGTGGGCTACTTGAAACGCGAATTCACCGCGGTGGGCGTTAACTTCGACGAACGGGGTCAGTTGTTCGACGAGGCGCTGGAAGTGATCCGCGGAATCTGGACAACCGATGACTTCTCCTATGAGGGAACGCATTTCACCGCAAGCGGCATCACCGCCCATCCGCGGCCGGTGAGCCAACCGCATCCGCCGATCTGGATCGGCGGCAACACCGCTGCCGCGCGTCGGCGGGTGACCACCCACGGCGACGGCTGGTGCCCGTTCCCTGCGCCCGCAATGCTCGCCCAAACCGCGCGCACAGCCGAGATGAGCTCCGAAACTCTGGGTGGCGGTATCGATGACCTGCGCCGCCGACTGGAGGCCGCGGGGCGGGATCCGTCCGACATCGACATCAGCTTCACCAATTCCGAGGGCGGCAGCCCGGGCGCCGAGGACTTCAACGCCGACGCCTACCTGAGCGGGTTGGAAAAGCTTGCGGCGCTTGGCGTTACCTGGCTGCAGGTCGGACTGCCGGGTGACAGCCTCGCGCACGTGTTGGAGACGATCGAGCGCTTCGGCAAGTCAGTGATTGAAGCCGCTTAG
- a CDS encoding DoxX family protein: MHIAFIVLSVLLALEMAVTGAPKVFHLSVVRASAEHLGISVALHRMIGLAEVSAAVGFLLGITFPALSFVTAAAVCVLMCGAVGYHVKAKDNVAAVLPAVLTAAASVAVIALAAGAPGAAPLPNL, from the coding sequence GTGCATATCGCGTTCATCGTTCTATCCGTCCTGCTGGCGTTGGAGATGGCCGTCACCGGAGCACCAAAGGTTTTCCACCTCAGCGTTGTTCGCGCCAGCGCCGAGCACCTGGGCATTAGTGTTGCGCTGCACCGGATGATCGGCTTGGCAGAAGTCTCTGCCGCTGTCGGTTTTCTGCTTGGAATCACCTTCCCAGCATTGTCCTTTGTGACCGCCGCCGCGGTATGCGTTCTCATGTGCGGCGCTGTGGGTTACCACGTCAAAGCCAAGGACAACGTCGCGGCTGTGCTTCCTGCCGTTCTGACCGCGGCAGCTTCCGTCGCGGTTATCGCGCTGGCCGCCGGGGCACCCGGCGCCGCGCCCTTACCGAACCTGTAA
- a CDS encoding cytochrome P450, translated as MRRKPAGIPVYTADIYSVDAIIDPYPHYQRMRDLGPVVWLAKQKVYALPRYTECKTVLRDDKTFLSGSGVGLNPVTNRLARGTTLNSDGTEHEQRRKRLAHRMLPRALRAISDSVDATAAAVVDAALNKSEIDGVNDLAAALPLAIVPDLIGWPRDQRDHLIEWGGATFDVLGPLNWQAIKAMPGALRMLSFARRVVRERNVIAGSMADELLIAADEGKLTHRECSPLMVDYLAPSIDTTMSAISNALYLFARHPEQWQLLKDEPELMPNAINEVVRYEPPLRAFARCVAQQTEIGGVTIPPGARVLVMYASANRDEREWDEPDVFDIRRDAGRQIGFGQGAHACAGQGLARLETTAVLRALIDRVDRIEVSGTPTWAINNIIHRHEHLPLKLIAA; from the coding sequence ATGCGTCGCAAACCGGCAGGCATCCCGGTCTACACAGCAGACATCTATTCGGTCGACGCGATCATCGATCCCTACCCCCACTATCAACGGATGCGCGACCTCGGTCCGGTGGTGTGGTTGGCGAAACAGAAGGTGTACGCGCTGCCTCGCTACACGGAGTGCAAGACCGTGCTTCGTGATGACAAGACATTTCTGTCGGGCAGCGGGGTCGGGCTCAACCCGGTCACCAACCGCCTGGCGCGGGGAACGACCCTCAATAGCGATGGGACCGAACACGAGCAGCGACGCAAGCGCCTCGCGCATCGGATGCTGCCGCGCGCACTGCGGGCGATCAGCGACAGCGTCGACGCGACGGCCGCCGCTGTGGTCGACGCCGCACTGAACAAAAGTGAGATCGACGGCGTCAACGACCTCGCGGCCGCCTTACCGCTGGCCATCGTCCCGGATCTCATCGGCTGGCCTCGCGACCAACGCGACCACCTCATTGAATGGGGCGGAGCCACCTTCGATGTCCTTGGCCCGCTGAATTGGCAAGCGATCAAAGCCATGCCTGGCGCGCTACGCATGCTGAGCTTCGCCCGCCGCGTGGTGCGCGAGCGCAACGTAATCGCGGGCAGCATGGCGGACGAACTGCTGATCGCCGCCGACGAAGGCAAGCTGACGCACCGCGAATGTTCCCCGCTGATGGTCGACTATCTCGCCCCGTCGATTGACACCACCATGAGCGCCATCAGCAATGCGCTGTACTTGTTCGCCAGGCACCCTGAGCAGTGGCAGCTACTCAAAGACGAACCGGAACTCATGCCGAACGCCATCAATGAAGTCGTCCGGTACGAACCACCGTTGCGGGCATTCGCGCGTTGCGTGGCCCAGCAGACCGAAATCGGCGGTGTCACAATCCCGCCCGGCGCCCGGGTCCTGGTGATGTACGCCTCGGCTAATCGCGATGAACGCGAGTGGGACGAGCCCGATGTGTTCGATATCCGCCGCGACGCCGGTCGGCAGATCGGCTTCGGCCAAGGGGCTCATGCCTGCGCAGGTCAGGGTTTGGCGCGCTTGGAAACGACCGCCGTCCTGCGTGCACTGATCGACCGGGTCGACCGGATCGAAGTCAGTGGCACACCGACATGGGCGATCAACAACATCATCCACCGCCATGAACACCTTCCCCTCAAGTTGATCGCCGCATAG
- the mhpA gene encoding bifunctional 3-(3-hydroxy-phenyl)propionate/3-hydroxycinnamic acid hydroxylase MhpA, whose product MTLESLPVVIVGAGPTGITAATLLADYGISCLILDRWESVYPQPRAVHLDDEIYRVVARLGVADEFAAISRPALGLRLLDHDLRLLAQFHRDPAESAHGFPQANMFDQPELESVLRANLKRRTAVELRGNVEVTDVTQLDPGRVRLTYTDRVTGDEHAVDAAYVLGCDGANSIVRRSIGAVMEDLRFEQRWLVADVVTDAELDQWDGVHQVCNPVRAATYMRIGPTRYRFEFRLLPGETADDFATLDALRCLIAPWVNDIPSDDLELMRVTEYTFRAQIADRWRDRNVFLLGDAAHLTPPFIGQGMGAGLRDAINLAWKLAGVLTGDLPADVLATYEVERKPHARTMIGLALGIGWAMTAGGQFGNALRRIIAPRLHLIPGLRKKIVNGTTPVLHRSALVHKARRPRQLAGTLCPNPILADGRRLDALFGNAFVLVTTTRPLAFESTLLEEHGAVVHVAEPGSELARWLRSGHATAAVLRPDRAVMCAGRNLRKLCTEIPKYSTAVQTTGAQKP is encoded by the coding sequence ATGACGCTCGAATCCCTCCCGGTAGTCATCGTCGGCGCCGGCCCTACCGGCATCACAGCCGCGACTTTGCTTGCCGATTACGGCATCTCGTGCCTGATCCTCGACCGGTGGGAATCGGTGTACCCGCAGCCCCGAGCGGTCCACCTCGACGACGAGATTTATCGGGTGGTGGCTCGCCTGGGTGTAGCTGACGAGTTCGCCGCGATTTCGCGGCCCGCGCTGGGTCTGCGGCTGCTCGACCATGATCTGCGGTTGTTGGCGCAGTTTCACCGCGACCCGGCCGAGAGCGCCCACGGCTTTCCGCAGGCCAACATGTTCGACCAACCCGAGCTCGAGTCCGTGTTGAGGGCGAACCTGAAAAGGCGCACCGCCGTTGAGCTTCGCGGCAACGTGGAAGTCACTGACGTCACCCAGCTTGACCCCGGCAGGGTTCGGCTGACGTACACCGACCGCGTCACCGGCGACGAACACGCCGTCGACGCCGCTTATGTGCTCGGCTGTGACGGCGCCAACAGCATCGTCCGCCGCTCAATCGGCGCGGTGATGGAAGACCTGCGTTTCGAGCAGCGCTGGTTGGTCGCTGACGTGGTGACCGACGCTGAGCTCGATCAATGGGACGGCGTCCATCAAGTGTGCAATCCGGTTCGTGCTGCCACCTACATGCGGATCGGGCCGACGCGGTATCGCTTTGAGTTTCGTTTGCTGCCCGGCGAAACCGCCGACGACTTCGCCACCCTCGACGCGCTGCGCTGCCTGATTGCGCCGTGGGTCAACGACATTCCAAGCGATGACCTCGAGTTGATGCGGGTCACGGAGTACACCTTCCGCGCGCAGATCGCGGACCGCTGGCGCGATCGAAATGTCTTCCTGCTCGGCGACGCCGCCCATCTGACGCCGCCGTTCATCGGGCAAGGAATGGGCGCGGGACTTCGCGATGCGATCAATCTCGCGTGGAAGCTGGCGGGCGTGCTCACGGGAGACCTACCCGCGGACGTGCTGGCCACCTACGAGGTAGAGCGAAAGCCACACGCACGCACGATGATCGGGCTGGCGCTTGGAATCGGCTGGGCAATGACCGCTGGCGGCCAATTCGGAAACGCCCTGAGGCGCATCATCGCCCCTCGCCTGCATCTGATCCCCGGTCTGCGCAAAAAGATCGTCAACGGCACGACGCCGGTGCTGCACCGATCCGCCCTGGTCCACAAGGCGCGCCGGCCGCGGCAATTGGCCGGGACGCTTTGTCCCAACCCGATTCTCGCCGACGGGCGGCGTCTCGACGCGTTGTTCGGGAACGCATTCGTCCTCGTCACGACCACTCGGCCACTGGCATTCGAGAGCACGCTGCTCGAAGAGCACGGCGCCGTCGTCCACGTCGCCGAACCCGGCAGCGAGTTGGCGCGTTGGCTCCGAAGCGGACACGCAACCGCCGCGGTCCTCCGGCCTGACCGGGCAGTGATGTGTGCTGGGCGAAACCTTCGAAAGTTGTGCACCGAAATTCCCAAGTATTCGACGGCCGTTCAGACCACCGGCGCCCAGAAACCCTGA
- a CDS encoding AMP-binding protein, with amino-acid sequence MRVTDLLWPRYASPADLEEIESIPLAHRGLPESTYALLARAAALWPERIAVTVLPNATRWTEPTHRTFGELLTDVHKTANLLRDLGVQRHDAVAIISPNCGKLITATLAAQLAGIAAPINGALSGEHICELVTRAGAKVLIAAAPELDAASWDTAQQLADAGAVDTVLALHPTGGIRGAERYTGSAFLGEPPVSRDLAALFPTGGTTGAPKLAAHTHANEIADAWMIAANTLLDEDAVLFAGLPLFHVNALVVTLLAPLLRGQQGVWAGPLGYRDPALYTNFWNIVQQYRIAAMSAVPTVYAVLAQCPVDADIKSLRYALVGASALPAAVRKDFESHTGVPLLEGYGLTEATCASARSFPDHPRPGSVGQRLPYQHVKTVRIDDAGRWHDLPHCEVGNLAISGPTVFPGYVTARSDDSYVLDGLGKLNDGWLDTGDLAWVDAEGFVHLTGRAKDLIIRGGHNIDPAMIEDALLAHPDVTGAAAVGRPDVHAGEVPVAYVTVATGGSATEDELQTWASKQVAERAAAPKSVTIVDALPVTAVGKPYKLGLRADAAHTAISEALAETSGVHAVDAAVDDGSIVVTVTVDPGAATDAIAATLGRYALAWHIRERQ; translated from the coding sequence ATACGCGTGACCGATCTGCTCTGGCCGCGCTACGCCTCGCCAGCCGATCTGGAAGAGATCGAGTCGATTCCGTTGGCGCACAGGGGCTTACCCGAGTCCACCTACGCGCTGCTGGCACGAGCGGCAGCGCTGTGGCCGGAGCGAATCGCGGTGACCGTCCTTCCCAATGCGACCCGCTGGACTGAACCTACGCATCGCACGTTCGGCGAACTGCTGACCGACGTGCACAAGACGGCCAATCTACTGCGCGACTTGGGCGTCCAGCGTCACGACGCCGTCGCGATCATCTCCCCCAACTGTGGGAAGCTGATCACCGCGACCTTGGCTGCCCAGCTTGCCGGCATCGCCGCACCAATAAACGGCGCGCTGTCGGGCGAGCACATCTGCGAACTCGTCACCCGGGCTGGAGCCAAGGTGCTGATCGCCGCGGCGCCGGAACTGGATGCCGCCAGCTGGGACACCGCCCAGCAGCTCGCCGATGCCGGGGCCGTCGACACCGTTCTGGCTCTTCACCCAACCGGCGGAATCCGGGGGGCCGAAAGATACACAGGGTCAGCTTTTTTGGGTGAACCGCCCGTGTCGAGGGATCTGGCCGCGCTGTTTCCCACCGGCGGCACGACTGGCGCACCGAAGCTGGCCGCGCACACCCACGCCAACGAGATAGCCGACGCCTGGATGATCGCGGCCAACACGCTGCTCGACGAGGACGCGGTACTGTTCGCCGGCCTGCCACTGTTTCACGTCAACGCTCTGGTCGTGACGTTGTTGGCACCGCTGCTGCGCGGGCAGCAGGGGGTGTGGGCCGGCCCACTGGGATACCGCGATCCGGCGTTGTACACGAACTTCTGGAACATCGTGCAGCAGTACAGGATTGCCGCAATGAGCGCGGTGCCGACCGTGTACGCCGTCTTGGCGCAGTGTCCGGTCGACGCCGACATCAAGAGCCTGCGGTACGCGTTGGTCGGAGCGTCAGCGCTACCCGCCGCTGTGCGCAAGGACTTCGAGTCGCACACCGGCGTTCCCCTTCTCGAGGGATACGGGCTCACGGAGGCCACCTGCGCCAGCGCGCGCAGCTTCCCCGACCATCCGCGGCCGGGCTCGGTCGGCCAGCGTCTCCCCTATCAACACGTCAAGACCGTGCGAATCGACGACGCCGGCCGCTGGCACGATCTCCCCCACTGCGAGGTCGGGAACCTCGCGATCAGCGGGCCTACCGTCTTCCCCGGCTATGTCACTGCTCGCAGCGACGACTCGTATGTGCTCGACGGTCTCGGGAAACTCAACGACGGCTGGCTGGACACCGGGGATCTTGCATGGGTTGACGCCGAGGGCTTCGTCCACCTCACGGGTCGGGCCAAAGACCTCATCATCAGAGGCGGCCACAACATTGACCCCGCCATGATCGAAGATGCACTGCTGGCCCATCCCGATGTCACCGGCGCCGCCGCGGTCGGCAGACCCGATGTGCACGCAGGCGAGGTGCCCGTCGCGTACGTGACCGTGGCGACGGGTGGTTCTGCCACCGAGGACGAATTGCAAACATGGGCGAGCAAGCAGGTCGCCGAACGCGCCGCCGCGCCGAAGTCGGTGACGATCGTCGACGCACTTCCGGTCACCGCGGTCGGTAAGCCGTACAAGCTCGGACTGCGGGCCGACGCTGCCCACACGGCGATTTCCGAAGCACTTGCCGAAACCAGCGGTGTGCACGCCGTCGACGCGGCAGTTGATGACGGGTCGATCGTCGTGACGGTCACTGTTGATCCGGGCGCCGCCACCGACGCGATCGCCGCCACGCTCGGCCGCTATGCCCTGGCCTGGCACATCAGGGAGCGGCAATGA
- a CDS encoding fumarylacetoacetate hydrolase family protein, translating to MTTSVLRTADAWWVQTPSGAAKVDSSATTTGELLADRAAIDTAAHHGTTVPVDSLDLVSPVTAPCRVVAQMTNFISHVTDAGMDPKTIPLTFFRKASASISGPFDDIVKPAHVKFMDYEVEIGLVIGRDIPVGTEVTEANLSDYVAGLVVTNDVSARDIQLPQTQFYEAKSYPTFTPVGPGLVLLDADELKRFGDLRLQLRVSGEVRQNMVVDGDMIYPPLQALQSLTRFQNLNSGDLIMTGTPVGTALSAPPKAIQMISNLLPPEVKWKAFFAQQAKNEKYLRHGDVVEVSVATDDGAIDLGTQRTTVKYA from the coding sequence ATGACCACTTCCGTTCTGCGCACCGCCGACGCCTGGTGGGTTCAAACACCCAGTGGTGCAGCCAAAGTCGATTCTTCCGCAACCACGACCGGTGAGTTGCTGGCCGATCGGGCGGCCATCGACACCGCGGCCCACCATGGCACCACAGTGCCCGTGGACAGCCTCGACCTCGTCTCCCCCGTGACGGCTCCATGCCGTGTCGTCGCCCAGATGACGAACTTCATTTCACACGTCACGGACGCGGGCATGGATCCGAAGACGATTCCGCTCACCTTCTTTCGCAAGGCGTCGGCGTCTATCAGCGGACCGTTCGACGACATCGTCAAGCCGGCGCACGTCAAGTTCATGGACTACGAGGTAGAGATCGGGCTGGTGATCGGTCGGGACATCCCGGTGGGCACCGAGGTCACGGAAGCGAACCTGTCCGACTACGTCGCGGGCCTGGTCGTGACGAATGACGTGTCAGCCCGCGACATTCAGTTGCCGCAAACCCAGTTCTACGAAGCGAAGTCGTATCCGACGTTCACACCCGTCGGGCCAGGCTTGGTGCTGCTGGATGCCGATGAGCTCAAGCGGTTCGGCGACCTGCGCCTGCAGCTTCGAGTCAGCGGCGAGGTGCGGCAGAACATGGTCGTCGACGGCGACATGATCTACCCGCCCCTGCAGGCGCTGCAGTCGCTGACGCGGTTCCAAAACCTGAATTCGGGCGACCTCATCATGACGGGCACCCCGGTCGGTACCGCGCTCAGCGCCCCGCCGAAGGCGATCCAGATGATCTCCAATCTGCTACCGCCAGAAGTCAAATGGAAAGCATTCTTCGCCCAACAAGCCAAGAACGAGAAGTACCTGCGGCACGGCGACGTCGTGGAAGTGTCAGTGGCCACCGACGACGGCGCGATCGATCTCGGTACCCAGCGGACCACGGTGAAATACGCGTGA
- a CDS encoding VOC family protein — protein MNSLVGAHNELHSEQGARKGEHIGRSANPVIKVADIAWLEFEKPDLVRAEVFAQAFGFATALRTRNELLLRGTDAGSPCVIIRGGSATRFLGAAYRAQDETDLVRLADATGAVAKPLPESIGGLTVDLTDPSGVPVHVVAGMHPLDSLPSQTPHTFNFGHELRRVNATQRPPREPTKVQRLGHLVLQTTKYLATLNWYLDNLGMIVSDFLYYPGQRDRGPTMSFIRCDRGTTPADHHTLALALGPQNRYVHSAYQVCDLDALAAGGEYLRERGYFRSWGIGRHIQGSQLFDYWRDPDGFMVEHFADGDIFDSSLAPGWAPFTASGLAQWGPPASKDFLGTNPKALPHEARSMIAALREDNEFNINRLIGLLKVASS, from the coding sequence ATGAATAGCCTGGTAGGCGCGCACAACGAGCTGCACAGCGAGCAGGGCGCTCGCAAGGGCGAGCACATCGGGCGGTCCGCCAATCCGGTGATCAAGGTCGCCGACATCGCGTGGCTGGAGTTCGAGAAGCCCGACCTCGTTCGGGCCGAGGTGTTCGCCCAAGCTTTCGGTTTCGCGACCGCGCTGCGAACCCGGAACGAGCTGCTCCTCCGGGGCACCGACGCCGGCTCGCCATGTGTGATCATTCGCGGCGGCTCGGCCACCCGATTCCTCGGCGCTGCGTACCGAGCCCAGGACGAGACCGACCTGGTCCGGCTCGCCGACGCGACGGGCGCCGTTGCCAAGCCCCTGCCCGAATCGATCGGCGGGCTGACCGTCGACCTGACCGATCCGAGTGGCGTTCCCGTGCACGTTGTCGCAGGCATGCATCCACTGGACTCGCTGCCGTCACAGACACCGCACACGTTCAACTTCGGACACGAGCTTCGAAGGGTGAACGCGACACAGCGCCCGCCCCGTGAACCCACCAAAGTGCAGCGACTCGGGCACCTCGTCCTGCAAACCACCAAGTACCTCGCGACGCTGAACTGGTATCTCGACAACCTCGGCATGATCGTCAGCGACTTCCTTTACTACCCCGGCCAGCGTGACCGCGGACCGACGATGAGCTTCATCCGCTGCGACCGCGGCACCACACCGGCCGATCACCACACGCTGGCGCTTGCACTCGGCCCACAGAACCGGTATGTGCATTCGGCCTATCAGGTGTGCGATCTCGACGCACTGGCTGCCGGTGGCGAATACCTCAGGGAGCGTGGCTATTTCCGGTCCTGGGGCATCGGCCGTCACATCCAGGGCAGCCAGTTGTTCGACTACTGGCGCGACCCGGACGGCTTCATGGTCGAGCACTTCGCCGACGGCGACATATTCGACTCGTCCTTGGCGCCGGGCTGGGCGCCGTTCACCGCGTCGGGTTTAGCCCAGTGGGGGCCGCCCGCGAGCAAGGACTTTCTCGGCACCAATCCCAAAGCCCTTCCTCATGAGGCCCGGTCGATGATCGCCGCGCTGCGCGAGGACAACGAATTCAATATCAACCGCCTGATCGGCCTTCTGAAAGTAGCGAGCTCATGA
- a CDS encoding TetR/AcrR family transcriptional regulator, with protein sequence MSESQDEPVNRLERRKQRTRAALIQAAQALIAAGRLNVPVLEITQVADVGMGSFYNHFDSKEALFEAAVADVLDTHGALLDQLTATIDDPAETFASSFRLTGRLFRRRPQESRILLASGLNLMSSERGLGPRALRDITEATVAGRFTVDDPKLALAVAGGALLGLGKLLQDEPERDDAAAADRVTEDVLRLFGLPADDAHDVCTRPLPGIDEVALPDSA encoded by the coding sequence GTGAGCGAATCGCAAGATGAGCCGGTCAACCGACTGGAACGGCGCAAACAGCGCACCCGCGCGGCGCTGATCCAGGCGGCGCAGGCCCTGATCGCTGCGGGCAGGCTGAACGTGCCGGTACTCGAGATCACGCAGGTCGCTGATGTGGGGATGGGCTCGTTCTACAACCACTTCGACAGCAAGGAAGCACTGTTCGAAGCGGCGGTTGCCGACGTCCTCGACACTCACGGTGCCCTGCTCGATCAGCTCACGGCCACGATCGACGACCCGGCCGAAACGTTCGCGTCCAGCTTCCGGTTGACCGGCCGGCTATTTCGACGTCGCCCACAGGAGAGCCGAATCCTGCTTGCCAGCGGACTCAACCTGATGTCGTCGGAACGCGGCCTTGGCCCGCGTGCGTTACGCGACATCACCGAGGCCACAGTTGCCGGTCGGTTCACGGTCGACGATCCGAAACTGGCATTGGCCGTCGCGGGCGGTGCCCTGCTTGGGCTCGGCAAGCTGCTGCAGGACGAGCCGGAGCGTGACGACGCGGCAGCCGCCGATCGCGTGACGGAAGATGTGTTGCGGCTGTTCGGACTTCCCGCGGACGACGCGCACGACGTTTGCACTCGTCCGCTTCCAGGTATCGACGAAGTGGCGCTGCCCGACTCGGCTTAG